One genomic segment of Gemmatimonadota bacterium includes these proteins:
- a CDS encoding HEAT repeat domain-containing protein yields MAEQSHLLNDEAILHFIARGYCVVKTSVAPHIHAQILTDAKKTLVQGNPGNDILHAAPGLREIFNDEAMVGALSSILGESYVMHCHRHCHLNRAGTEGRRFHQDGSPRRFAGWSRPWLRHHRPRTVMAICYPHQTPIEMGPTGVIPGTQYYSAKPKNEFDYEFPFAVVDPGDVLLVHFDLFHRVSSNTSDHDRYMMKFLFKRTEEPTAPNWDAASDFDPDFDTLAHRIKPDHPSDVLLRHPLVWEFMWRWMRGEPLPEWDDDAPVSVDDMMHNLNSDDPGIVLNATYALGRLGKRAVPTLMDVLLGPDEALREQVPAALSATGGHAVDPLVHALTHSDDWVRATAADTLGDIGLPALDALPAIRSALSDRDDWVRHNATRALTIWSKAAEIARDDLLTALKDAEPFIGFNALTALEHMDRVSDAQVLPLLKAMQNHEHSRLRYQVNEMLRRVA; encoded by the coding sequence ATGGCCGAACAATCACACTTATTAAACGACGAGGCGATATTGCATTTTATTGCGCGGGGATATTGCGTCGTCAAAACAAGTGTTGCACCGCATATCCACGCACAAATACTGACAGATGCAAAAAAAACTTTGGTACAGGGGAACCCGGGCAATGACATATTGCATGCCGCACCGGGATTGCGCGAAATTTTTAACGACGAAGCAATGGTCGGCGCACTATCGAGTATCCTCGGCGAATCTTACGTCATGCACTGCCACAGACATTGCCATCTCAACCGCGCGGGCACAGAAGGCCGAAGATTTCACCAAGACGGATCACCGCGTCGTTTTGCCGGCTGGAGCCGACCCTGGCTGCGACACCATCGTCCCCGAACAGTCATGGCAATTTGTTACCCACACCAAACACCCATTGAGATGGGCCCCACGGGCGTCATTCCTGGAACGCAGTATTACAGCGCGAAACCGAAAAATGAGTTCGATTACGAATTCCCATTTGCAGTTGTCGATCCCGGCGATGTATTGCTCGTACATTTTGATTTGTTCCATCGCGTATCCAGCAACACAAGCGACCATGACCGGTACATGATGAAATTTTTGTTCAAACGCACAGAAGAGCCAACAGCGCCGAATTGGGATGCCGCATCGGATTTCGATCCCGATTTCGACACCCTTGCCCATCGTATAAAACCCGACCATCCCTCTGACGTCTTATTGCGCCATCCCCTCGTATGGGAATTTATGTGGCGCTGGATGCGCGGTGAACCCCTGCCCGAATGGGATGATGACGCACCCGTCTCCGTAGATGACATGATGCACAACTTGAACAGCGACGACCCAGGTATCGTGCTAAATGCAACATACGCCCTGGGGCGATTGGGCAAACGCGCCGTACCCACATTGATGGACGTATTGCTGGGACCAGACGAAGCACTTCGAGAGCAAGTACCCGCAGCACTATCAGCAACCGGTGGCCACGCGGTAGATCCGCTCGTCCATGCATTAACGCATTCGGATGACTGGGTGCGTGCAACGGCTGCGGATACTCTGGGCGACATTGGCTTACCAGCCCTCGACGCCCTACCCGCCATTCGCAGCGCACTCTCAGACCGCGACGACTGGGTGCGTCACAATGCCACGCGCGCATTGACCATCTGGAGCAAAGCCGCTGAAATCGCCCGCGATGACTTGCTCACGGCCCTAAAAGACGCCGAGCCTTTCATCGGCTTCAACGCACTAACAGCCCTGGAACACATGGACCGAGTTAGCGATGCACAGGTACTCCCATTGTTAAAAGCAATGCAAAACCACGAACACAGCCGACTGCGCTACCAGGTAAACGAAATGCTACGGCGCGTAGCATGA
- a CDS encoding mandelate racemase/muconate lactonizing enzyme family protein, producing MKITDITCDILSTAHQQGATRYEDTAGLKFPQVAPQSTQTFPGRADTRHLCVYPSGRSTALIRVHTDNGIEGIGEAHAPAAPRVVKTIVEDLLRPVLIGEDPRSIDVLWERMFSTMRLRSHTQGFTLEAIAGIDIALWDVRGKYYNEPIWRLLGGPYRLQIPVYSSGTPGQTIESRCEGIERVLDEGFSVVKTSCGRGTIEEQMHVVREMSRAVGDRGKLLVDAHGGFDIKDALRFVRLLEDLGNVEWFEDALLPEDHQGYRQLTQSTSIRIAVGETDCNRYVVRDRLLNKECDLILPDVCRAGGISETLRIAQLADVFGVSWASHVSTSTSIHFLAGLHVGAATPNCFISECPSGFARGPFGNELLTEPLLLENGHVTLSDKPGLGIKLNEEAVARLIL from the coding sequence ATGAAAATTACCGATATTACCTGCGATATCCTCTCCACCGCTCACCAACAGGGTGCGACGCGATATGAAGATACCGCAGGATTAAAATTTCCGCAAGTCGCGCCCCAATCCACACAGACCTTTCCCGGCAGAGCCGATACGCGCCATCTCTGTGTCTATCCTTCGGGGCGTTCGACAGCGCTTATTCGCGTGCATACTGATAATGGTATTGAGGGCATTGGCGAAGCCCACGCCCCGGCTGCGCCTCGCGTTGTCAAAACGATTGTAGAAGATTTGTTGCGTCCCGTCCTTATCGGAGAGGATCCGCGCTCAATCGACGTTTTGTGGGAGCGCATGTTTTCGACGATGCGCCTGCGTTCCCATACGCAGGGATTTACACTGGAAGCGATTGCGGGGATCGATATTGCACTATGGGATGTACGCGGGAAGTACTACAATGAACCGATCTGGCGGTTGCTTGGCGGTCCTTATCGCTTGCAAATTCCCGTGTATTCATCGGGGACGCCGGGTCAGACTATTGAATCTCGTTGCGAGGGAATTGAAAGGGTTCTGGATGAGGGGTTTTCTGTGGTGAAAACGTCCTGTGGACGAGGGACGATAGAGGAACAGATGCACGTCGTCCGCGAGATGTCCCGCGCTGTGGGAGATCGCGGCAAGCTGCTCGTTGATGCGCACGGTGGATTCGATATTAAAGATGCCCTCCGCTTTGTCCGGTTGCTTGAGGATCTCGGCAATGTGGAATGGTTTGAAGATGCTCTGCTGCCCGAAGATCATCAGGGGTATCGGCAGTTGACCCAATCGACTTCTATTCGGATCGCTGTTGGGGAGACGGACTGCAACCGCTATGTTGTGCGAGACCGATTGCTGAATAAAGAGTGCGATCTCATTCTTCCCGATGTTTGCCGGGCTGGAGGTATTTCTGAGACGTTGCGTATCGCACAATTAGCCGATGTGTTTGGCGTGTCATGGGCATCTCATGTGAGTACCAGCACGTCTATTCATTTCTTGGCGGGGCTCCACGTTGGCGCTGCTACTCCCAATTGCTTTATTTCTGAATGTCCCAGTGGTTTTGCGCGCGGTCCTTTTGGCAACGAGCTTCTTACAGAGCCTTTGTTGCTTGAAAATGGGCATGTTACTCTGAGTGACAAACCCGGTTTGGGTATTAAGCTTAATGAAGAGGCTGTTGCCCGGCTGATTTTATGA
- a CDS encoding alpha/beta fold hydrolase, which translates to MFGDIRNKNGEKLDYAFHSGNAESKYIVVLGHGVTGNKDRPFLVALAHALESEGINILRFSFAGNGDSEGRFEDATITKEVDDLGSVMDALNGYTICYAGHSMGGAVGVLRASTDARIQQLISLAGMVDTKGFAQREFGDVTPDAGNMWDDPDCPLSSAYMDDLTAIDTVIDRASQISIPWLLVHGTEDDVVPIEDSQAIFKQANEPKELVVLPGADHVFSDDATPAMIQAVINWIAKQES; encoded by the coding sequence ATGTTTGGCGACATCCGAAATAAAAACGGTGAAAAACTCGACTATGCTTTTCACAGTGGAAATGCCGAAAGCAAATACATCGTAGTCTTAGGCCATGGCGTAACCGGCAACAAAGACAGACCGTTTCTGGTCGCACTGGCACATGCACTGGAATCCGAGGGAATCAACATCCTCCGCTTCTCTTTTGCTGGCAATGGAGACTCAGAAGGTCGGTTTGAGGACGCAACCATCACAAAAGAAGTAGATGATCTGGGTTCAGTCATGGATGCCTTAAACGGATATACAATCTGTTATGCCGGACACAGCATGGGAGGCGCCGTAGGTGTATTGCGAGCGAGCACAGATGCGCGCATTCAACAACTCATCTCGCTGGCGGGCATGGTAGATACAAAGGGATTTGCACAGCGCGAATTTGGAGATGTCACCCCCGATGCAGGCAACATGTGGGATGACCCGGATTGTCCGCTATCCAGCGCGTATATGGATGACCTGACAGCGATTGACACTGTCATAGATCGCGCATCTCAAATCTCGATCCCCTGGTTGCTCGTACACGGCACAGAGGACGATGTAGTGCCCATTGAAGATTCTCAGGCAATCTTTAAACAAGCCAACGAACCAAAAGAACTGGTAGTACTACCCGGTGCAGATCACGTATTCAGCGATGACGCAACACCCGCCATGATACAGGCCGTTATAAATTGGATTGCAAAACAGGAGAGCTAA
- a CDS encoding Gfo/Idh/MocA family oxidoreductase: MSSQTYRAAVIGLGMIGGADQVSGDVLGQRVDSMDGTHTFAYQNHPRINLVAGSSRDQGRRERYEARTGAVTYESWRTMIANETLDIVSIATYTPTHAEIAIACAERGIPVIYCEKPAATTVIDAQRMLEAQKHELLVFNHQRRFDPNYRRLSALIAEGKLGTLISATLQWPTGRLGNVGTHAIDALLMLTGHRVQSVSATLDLAGKPDCRGDEFRDPGGWGIMRMNDGLMVTVSAPDYSTAPPRTEINGHKGRAIIEAKGITLEYWTGETEQWPPHKDSDSGMDRAVSEIVAYLDDRVPFSYNPEEAVHTLETIVAFHASHNKNAAYVDLPLSGSDREIVVLSG; this comes from the coding sequence ATGTCTTCTCAAACATACCGAGCCGCGGTAATCGGCCTGGGAATGATCGGCGGAGCAGATCAGGTCTCAGGAGATGTATTGGGCCAGCGCGTAGATAGTATGGACGGCACGCATACTTTTGCGTATCAAAACCATCCGCGTATCAATCTCGTGGCCGGATCAAGCCGCGACCAGGGGCGGCGCGAGCGCTATGAAGCGCGCACGGGTGCTGTAACTTATGAGAGTTGGCGCACAATGATCGCCAACGAAACACTCGATATCGTCAGCATAGCGACCTACACCCCTACCCATGCGGAAATTGCCATAGCCTGTGCCGAACGTGGCATTCCCGTCATCTATTGCGAAAAACCCGCGGCAACCACAGTGATAGATGCCCAGCGCATGCTCGAAGCGCAAAAACACGAGTTATTGGTCTTTAACCATCAGCGAAGATTCGATCCCAATTATCGCCGGCTCAGCGCGCTAATTGCCGAAGGAAAACTGGGCACGCTTATTTCCGCTACTCTCCAATGGCCGACGGGCCGATTGGGCAATGTGGGAACCCATGCGATTGATGCCCTCTTGATGCTCACCGGACATCGCGTCCAATCGGTCTCTGCAACGCTCGATCTGGCTGGAAAGCCAGATTGTCGCGGCGATGAATTTCGCGACCCAGGGGGATGGGGCATCATGCGTATGAACGATGGACTAATGGTAACAGTAAGCGCACCCGATTATTCCACCGCACCGCCACGCACGGAAATTAACGGACATAAGGGACGAGCAATTATTGAGGCAAAAGGCATCACACTTGAATACTGGACTGGAGAAACAGAACAGTGGCCGCCCCATAAGGATAGCGATTCGGGAATGGATCGCGCCGTATCGGAAATCGTCGCCTACCTGGACGATCGCGTCCCATTTTCTTATAACCCCGAAGAAGCCGTTCATACACTCGAAACCATTGTCGCTTTCCACGCTTCTCATAACAAAAACGCAGCCTACGTTGATCTACCCCTATCGGGCAGTGACCGCGAGATTGTCGTACTAAGCGGATGA
- a CDS encoding alpha-L-fucosidase, protein MATQFGDERDWFLEKRFGMFVHWGIYAIPGWHEQHQWRGRMPANEYVKLAEQWNPINFSPDAWLDLAEEAGMQYIIATTKHHDGFCLWDTSHTAFNTMNTPYGKDLMAMLADACHKRNFPLGFYYSIADWHHPNYPNQGRHHELPQPKPGDDPDLMKYLEFLKAQVWELCTHYGKLHAFWWDMNVDEHFDPSINAMIRSLQPAAVINNRGFDPGDFGTPERDHVQGIDTQQSFDRLTEACQSVGIESWGYRIDEDYYTDRHLIRSIDRYLARDANYLLNVGPKPDGTIPDASKRILKRIGKWYRAVEEAVKDVEPASHLTRNRDILLTRRNNVIYVHLVNDPRTSGVKLDPIAIAPKKATLLNTGKTVDFTVDLVPTNHIEHKPYLRLQNLPVNELTNTVIVVKLEFDEAPE, encoded by the coding sequence ATGGCAACTCAATTTGGCGATGAACGCGATTGGTTTTTGGAAAAACGATTTGGCATGTTCGTCCACTGGGGAATTTACGCAATCCCCGGATGGCACGAACAGCATCAATGGCGCGGACGCATGCCCGCAAATGAATACGTAAAATTAGCCGAGCAGTGGAATCCCATAAACTTCAGTCCCGACGCGTGGTTAGACCTCGCAGAAGAAGCCGGGATGCAATACATCATCGCGACAACCAAACACCACGATGGATTCTGCTTGTGGGACACATCACATACGGCATTCAACACAATGAATACGCCGTACGGCAAAGACCTGATGGCAATGCTCGCCGATGCCTGTCACAAACGCAACTTCCCCCTGGGCTTCTATTATTCAATTGCCGACTGGCACCACCCCAATTACCCCAATCAGGGACGACATCACGAACTACCTCAACCCAAGCCCGGAGATGATCCTGACTTGATGAAATACCTGGAATTTCTGAAAGCCCAGGTATGGGAATTGTGTACCCATTATGGAAAACTACACGCATTCTGGTGGGATATGAATGTGGATGAACACTTTGACCCATCCATCAACGCGATGATTCGGTCGCTACAACCCGCGGCAGTAATCAACAATCGGGGATTTGACCCCGGTGATTTTGGCACGCCCGAGCGCGATCATGTGCAAGGCATAGATACCCAGCAGTCATTTGATCGGCTGACCGAAGCGTGTCAATCCGTGGGAATCGAAAGCTGGGGCTATCGGATAGATGAGGATTATTATACAGACCGCCATCTGATACGGAGCATTGATCGGTATCTCGCGCGCGACGCAAACTACTTGCTCAACGTAGGCCCCAAACCCGACGGCACAATTCCGGACGCATCCAAACGCATCTTGAAACGCATTGGAAAATGGTATCGCGCGGTAGAAGAAGCGGTCAAAGACGTAGAACCCGCGTCGCACCTGACGCGCAATCGCGATATACTATTAACGCGCCGGAACAATGTGATTTACGTACACCTGGTAAACGATCCGCGCACAAGCGGCGTAAAACTCGACCCAATCGCAATCGCACCAAAGAAAGCGACCTTGCTAAACACAGGTAAAACCGTAGATTTCACAGTGGATCTGGTACCGACCAATCACATAGAACACAAGCCCTATTTGCGATTGCAGAACTTGCCAGTCAACGAACTGACCAACACCGTAATAGTAGTAAAACTCGAATTTGACGAAGCACCTGAGTAA
- the purT gene encoding formate-dependent phosphoribosylglycinamide formyltransferase — translation MPIIGTPLSPTATRVLMCGSGELGKEVVIELQRYGVEVIAVDRYANAPAMQVAHRSHVITMLDGDALREVIKKEQPDLIVPEIEAIATDTLVELESEGFTVIPTARAARLTMNREGIRRLAAEELGLKTSPYRFASNLEEYRAAVREIGVPCVIKPTMSSSGKGQSTVKNMADAEKSWTYAQEGARGDADAVIVEGFVDFDYEITLLTLRYEGGTSFCAPIGHRQVDGDYHESWQPQPMSEAALAESQRMGKAITDALGGRGIFGVELFVKGDDIYFSEVSPRPHDTGMVTMISQDLSEFALHARAILGLPVPNIKHHGPSASHVILVEGHSQQVQFGNLGTALTEPDTEIRLFGKPEVQGERRMGVVLARGATLQEARKKAKAGAKAVSISL, via the coding sequence ATGCCAATCATTGGAACACCACTTTCACCAACCGCAACCAGAGTACTCATGTGTGGCTCTGGCGAATTGGGAAAAGAAGTTGTCATTGAACTCCAGCGCTATGGCGTTGAAGTAATCGCCGTAGATCGCTACGCCAATGCGCCCGCGATGCAAGTAGCGCATCGGTCGCATGTCATTACCATGCTGGATGGGGATGCCCTGCGCGAAGTCATAAAAAAAGAACAGCCCGACTTAATCGTACCCGAAATTGAAGCAATCGCCACAGACACACTCGTAGAATTGGAAAGTGAAGGATTCACAGTAATCCCAACAGCCCGAGCGGCTCGCCTGACAATGAACCGCGAAGGCATTCGCAGATTAGCCGCCGAAGAACTGGGCCTAAAGACCTCGCCCTATCGGTTTGCGTCGAATTTAGAAGAATACCGCGCAGCAGTTCGTGAAATCGGCGTACCCTGTGTCATAAAACCAACCATGAGTTCATCTGGCAAAGGACAAAGCACCGTAAAAAACATGGCCGACGCCGAAAAATCGTGGACCTATGCACAGGAAGGGGCACGCGGAGACGCAGATGCGGTCATCGTGGAAGGCTTTGTAGATTTTGATTATGAAATTACGCTATTGACACTGCGCTATGAAGGAGGCACGAGTTTTTGTGCGCCAATAGGACATCGACAGGTAGATGGCGACTATCACGAATCGTGGCAACCACAGCCAATGAGCGAAGCTGCACTTGCAGAATCACAACGGATGGGCAAAGCAATCACCGACGCACTGGGCGGCCGCGGCATATTTGGCGTAGAGCTATTTGTGAAAGGCGATGACATCTACTTCAGCGAAGTATCACCCCGCCCACACGACACGGGCATGGTAACCATGATCTCGCAAGACCTGTCTGAATTTGCCCTGCATGCGCGGGCAATTTTGGGATTACCAGTACCAAACATCAAACACCACGGTCCCTCTGCTTCGCATGTAATCCTGGTAGAAGGACACTCGCAACAGGTACAATTCGGCAACCTGGGCACCGCACTCACCGAACCCGACACAGAAATCCGCTTATTTGGCAAACCCGAAGTACAGGGAGAACGGCGAATGGGAGTCGTCCTTGCAAGGGGCGCGACACTACAAGAAGCGCGCAAAAAGGCAAAAGCGGGAGCAAAGGCGGTCAGTATCTCGCTCTGA
- a CDS encoding sulfatase-like hydrolase/transferase gives MSTPNIILMMCDDLGYGDVGFNGNEVIKTPNLDRLANNGIRFTRFYAGGPVCSPTRGTCLTGRHYFRYGVTHANRGHLPTQEITLARMLKSFGYATGHFGKWHLGTLDPNYSGKPNRNPARNYAPPWERDYDASFATEYAVPTWDPTIDINNRTGKRLDRPWASPYYENGKLATENLEGCDSRVLMDRAIPFIEQAVENGEQFLTTIWFHAPHSPVVAGPEYRAMYAEYSEDEQHYYGCITAIDDQVGRLYHALEAWGVADNTMIWFCSDNGPEGRTGQSGRNRGSTGGLRGRKRSLFDGGVGVPALLHWPGHAEPGRTVEMPCSTLDYFPTIAEVMGYEMPDNRPIDGISLLPTIEGNMTERPTPIPYRFNSPKNAMFDAPTISMIDNRYKCLTNLSSNGSEDLCFDMIEDRAETTNLANEQRERMGQTRETLRQWLRSCEASHNGGDYDEAFEPVAPFEEVTGDWPGRGNRN, from the coding sequence ATGAGCACCCCCAACATAATTTTAATGATGTGCGACGACCTGGGATATGGCGATGTGGGATTTAACGGAAATGAAGTGATCAAAACTCCGAACTTGGACCGCCTGGCGAATAATGGAATCCGGTTCACGCGATTTTATGCGGGAGGACCCGTGTGTTCCCCAACGCGGGGAACCTGTTTAACTGGACGGCATTATTTTCGATACGGCGTAACACATGCCAATCGTGGACACTTGCCCACACAGGAAATAACACTGGCGCGAATGTTAAAATCCTTCGGCTATGCGACCGGACACTTTGGCAAATGGCATCTGGGAACCCTGGACCCGAATTATTCGGGCAAACCCAATCGCAATCCAGCGCGCAATTACGCCCCGCCCTGGGAGCGGGATTACGATGCATCTTTTGCCACAGAGTATGCAGTTCCCACCTGGGATCCAACAATAGATATTAACAACAGAACCGGAAAGCGTTTGGACCGCCCCTGGGCCTCGCCGTATTACGAAAATGGAAAACTGGCAACGGAAAATCTGGAAGGATGCGATTCCCGAGTACTGATGGATCGCGCAATTCCATTTATCGAACAAGCTGTTGAAAATGGAGAACAGTTCCTTACGACAATCTGGTTTCACGCGCCCCACAGTCCCGTCGTTGCCGGACCGGAATATCGCGCAATGTACGCCGAATACAGCGAAGATGAGCAGCACTATTACGGCTGTATCACCGCCATAGACGATCAGGTGGGGCGGTTATATCACGCATTGGAAGCATGGGGCGTAGCCGACAACACCATGATCTGGTTCTGTTCGGACAACGGTCCCGAAGGCCGCACGGGTCAAAGTGGTCGCAACCGGGGATCAACAGGCGGCTTGCGCGGGCGAAAACGATCTCTATTTGACGGCGGCGTAGGCGTACCCGCGCTATTGCACTGGCCGGGTCATGCAGAACCCGGACGCACAGTGGAAATGCCGTGCAGCACGCTGGACTACTTCCCGACAATCGCCGAGGTCATGGGATATGAAATGCCCGACAATCGCCCCATTGACGGCATCAGTCTGCTACCGACAATTGAAGGAAACATGACAGAACGTCCCACTCCCATTCCGTATCGGTTCAACAGCCCCAAAAACGCGATGTTTGACGCCCCGACCATCTCAATGATCGACAACCGTTATAAATGTTTAACCAACCTATCGAGCAATGGCAGCGAAGACTTGTGTTTTGACATGATTGAAGACCGCGCAGAAACGACCAATTTGGCGAACGAGCAACGCGAGCGAATGGGACAAACCCGCGAAACCCTGCGCCAATGGCTCCGCTCCTGCGAAGCCAGCCACAACGGCGGGGATTACGACGAGGCATTTGAACCGGTTGCGCCATTTGAAGAAGTCACCGGAGACTGGCCTGGAAGAGGAAATAGAAATTAG
- a CDS encoding phytanoyl-CoA dioxygenase family protein, translating into MTATDITDEMLATYRRDGVIKIPQIISPDEVAKFRQASLDILEAMPKDPNRPFNQKVNVWREDEVLRNLTQHPNVAAVAEKISGVRLRIWHDHILAKMPELEVPTAFHQDLVKWPYDRNSNALSAWIALQDTPVEMGCMSFVQGSHEMKDIPDMATNNQEGWREFAPEIAWRTRVTHPLQAGDCTFHHGMTFHTAGPNQTDDWRVGYVIIFVDAAAKYTGKKHLVTDPLELTPDTLPPDDHFPPVVKFYGD; encoded by the coding sequence ATGACAGCAACAGATATCACAGATGAAATGCTGGCAACATACCGGCGCGATGGCGTCATAAAAATCCCGCAGATCATCTCACCGGATGAAGTTGCAAAATTTCGTCAGGCATCTCTGGATATACTGGAAGCCATGCCAAAAGATCCAAACCGGCCCTTTAATCAAAAAGTGAACGTATGGCGGGAAGACGAGGTATTGCGAAACTTGACGCAACACCCGAATGTCGCTGCAGTCGCAGAGAAAATTTCGGGTGTGCGATTGCGGATCTGGCACGATCACATCCTGGCAAAAATGCCAGAACTCGAAGTACCAACGGCATTCCATCAAGACCTGGTGAAATGGCCCTATGATCGCAATTCCAATGCCCTATCGGCGTGGATCGCGCTACAGGATACCCCCGTAGAAATGGGATGCATGTCATTTGTACAGGGATCACACGAAATGAAAGACATACCGGACATGGCGACGAATAACCAGGAGGGATGGCGGGAATTCGCACCGGAAATCGCGTGGCGCACCAGAGTAACGCATCCTCTTCAAGCGGGAGATTGTACATTTCATCACGGAATGACATTTCACACCGCGGGACCGAATCAAACCGATGATTGGCGGGTGGGATACGTGATAATTTTCGTCGATGCAGCGGCAAAATACACCGGCAAAAAACACTTAGTCACCGATCCTCTGGAATTGACACCCGATACATTGCCGCCGGATGATCATTTTCCACCCGTAGTGAAATTTTATGGAGACTGA
- a CDS encoding sulfatase-like hydrolase/transferase produces the protein LNCKSATIAEVLKTVEYATYMSGKWHITRHTDADGPKHSWPCQRGFDRFFGIITGAANYWKPQTLTRDNEQITVDEFPEDFFLTDAISDQAADYIREHAQTKGDQPFFLYTAYTAPHWPLHAHDEDIAKYKGRFAAGWDQLREERLARLREMGILKPEWGLSDRDPSQVPWEEADHKAWQQRRMEVYAAQIDRMDQGIGRIVQSLEETGQLDNTLIVFLADNGGCAEELGGGMRRSAIAPATTRNGRPVQRGNDPNIMPGDETTYQSYGVPWANVSNTPFRLYKHWVHEGGIATPFIVHWPSRITDHGALREQPGQLTDVMATCLDVAGTEYPETYNEHEILPLEGTSLTPIFDNRDNGKEYLIWEHEGNGAVRKDRWKLVKRYPGDWELYDIEADRSELNDLANENPDVLAELATIYDAWAERCGIEPWDNILAKRG, from the coding sequence ATCTGAACTGTAAGAGCGCGACCATTGCCGAAGTACTCAAAACAGTGGAATATGCGACCTATATGAGTGGCAAATGGCATATTACGCGGCATACAGATGCGGATGGTCCCAAACACAGTTGGCCCTGTCAGCGCGGATTTGATCGCTTTTTTGGCATCATTACCGGTGCCGCCAATTATTGGAAGCCACAAACACTCACGCGAGACAACGAGCAGATTACAGTAGATGAATTTCCAGAGGATTTCTTTTTAACCGATGCCATCAGCGACCAAGCAGCGGATTATATCCGCGAACACGCGCAGACAAAGGGAGATCAGCCATTCTTCTTATATACCGCATATACCGCGCCCCATTGGCCCCTGCACGCGCACGATGAAGATATTGCAAAATACAAAGGCCGTTTTGCCGCGGGATGGGATCAACTGCGCGAAGAGCGCCTGGCGCGCCTGCGCGAAATGGGCATCTTAAAACCCGAATGGGGACTGAGTGACCGAGACCCCTCTCAAGTACCCTGGGAAGAAGCCGACCACAAAGCGTGGCAGCAACGGCGCATGGAAGTTTATGCCGCCCAGATTGATCGCATGGATCAGGGCATTGGGCGCATCGTCCAATCCCTCGAAGAAACCGGACAACTGGACAACACCCTGATCGTATTTCTGGCTGACAATGGAGGATGCGCCGAAGAACTGGGAGGCGGCATGCGACGCAGCGCGATTGCGCCGGCTACCACACGCAATGGACGACCAGTCCAACGCGGCAACGATCCAAACATAATGCCGGGTGACGAAACCACGTACCAGAGCTACGGCGTACCCTGGGCCAACGTATCCAACACCCCATTTCGCCTGTACAAGCACTGGGTTCACGAAGGCGGCATTGCAACGCCCTTTATCGTACACTGGCCCAGTCGCATAACGGATCACGGCGCCTTGCGCGAGCAACCCGGCCAGCTTACAGATGTCATGGCAACCTGCCTCGATGTAGCAGGCACCGAATATCCCGAAACTTATAATGAACACGAAATTTTACCACTCGAAGGCACCTCGTTGACCCCAATTTTTGATAACCGGGACAACGGCAAAGAATATCTGATCTGGGAACACGAAGGCAATGGCGCGGTTCGCAAAGACAGGTGGAAACTGGTAAAGCGCTACCCGGGCGATTGGGAACTATACGATATTGAAGCCGACAGATCGGAACTCAACGATCTGGCAAATGAAAATCCCGATGTGTTAGCCGAACTCGCGACAATTTACGACGCATGGGCAGAGCGGTGCGGGATTGAACCCTGGGACAACATCCTCGCAAAGCGCGGGTAA